In the genome of Xenopus tropicalis strain Nigerian chromosome 10, UCB_Xtro_10.0, whole genome shotgun sequence, the window AATTTAATATGAATGCTTGACCAATACCCACTGGCCTCAATCAGCATGTTGTGTCTGCCCTAGGTCTTTCTTTAATTCTCAAAGAGCATTGGAGTGTATTTCTTAGACATTACTTGACTTTGTCCACCAAAAAATGTTGGAGCATCAACTTATGATTGGTCAAAATGCATGCTTTTGGAATAAACATGGATTTTCTCTCACTTCCAAAGCAAAGCATGATTTGTTCTTCTTTATTCCCTCTAATTGGGTCATGAAAGGGGGTGCATGACCAGTTCCTCCATatgcatagtacaggtatgggatcccttatccggaaacccattatccagaaagctccgaattacggaacggccatctcccatagactccattataagcaaataattctaatttttaaaaataattccctttttctctttaataataaaacagtacctgtacttgatcccaactaagatataattaccccttattgggggcagaacagccctattgggtttatttaatggttatatgattcccttttctctgtaataataaaacggtacctgtacttgatcccaactaagatataaataatccttattggatgcaaaacaatcctattgggtttaattaatgttttattgattttttagtagacttaaggtatggagatccagattacggaaagaccccttttccggaatacccttggtgtcgagcattctggataacaggtcctatacctgtacccacaCGCATAAAGGTCTCATAATCACTACAAACCCCTCTCTGACTGGGTCTGACCAATTTCTGGTGAAGGAAAAATGTGTATCCAGTTTTTTTAGGAAAACCCCCACAGTTAAATTTAATCTAGTTAGTTTCCTGGAAATAGAGAAGTGATTCCTTTGTGTTTCCATAGGGATACAGTTCAGACTAACTGAAAGCGACTACGCTGCGTTATACTAAAGATGATTACCTAGTGTGATTGAAGCTGCTTGCTGCAGAATTAAATGGCTGTTGCGGTGTTCTGAATAATCAAATCCTAGGTCTAGAGTAGGCCTGCATTGCACTGCATTTGTTATTGATTATATTATGTTTCTCTCAAAGGGATTTTCTGTAAGCTTCAAGTCTAGTTGGATGTTGAgtaacaatttttatttgtaCCTTCTCAATAGATCTCACCATGGACAAGAGCGAACTGGTACAGAAGGCTAAACTGTCTGAGCAGGCCGAGCGTTATGACGACATGGCAGCTTCCATGAAGGCTGTGACCGAGCTGGGTGCCGAGTTGTCCAACGAGGAAAGAAACCTGCTATCTGTCGCCTACAAAAACGTTGTTGGCGCCCGACGCTCCTCCTGGCGTGTGATCTCTAGCATTGAGCAGAAGACAGAAGGAAATGATAAGCGGCAGCAGATGGCACGAGAGTACCGTGAGAAAGTGGAGACAGAGTTGCAAGATATCTGCAAGGATGTTCTGGTAATAAATTCTAATAGGCTTTTTTCTTTGCAGGGTATAAGGCAAAGCAGCTAAAGCTTCTTATAGGGCTGCTAAAGCATATATGTTACTTGCATATTGTTCTCCTATAGTCCTGGGTGCAAAGGTTTAATGAGCAACTATAGGTTTTGGTTGCCCTTGGTCAGATGTACCACGGTGCTATTGTACTGACGGCTTCTGTAGATACTTCTATGTATACTTTTTATTGTGAATTATAAGAACAATTGATGAGCTTAATGAATAAAATACGTGTGTCCCTTCTGGTTTATTTGCATGACATAGATCTGATTGTCTTGAGTCCTATCCAGAAACAGAAATTCGCCATTCCCCATACACTCCCCATATTACCTTGTGATGCCCCATGTAAACATGAAAACAGTTACAATTTCATTGGTATATAGCCTACAAATGCTACCCCATATTGCACATACAATACAAATAGCAAACTATAAAAGCCTCTTTAGCAAAAGGTGAAAATCCCCTTTCGCACTGAATGTACTGATTGTCTGCAGTAATCTTCTTGTCCCCCTGCAGGCTTACTGGCATTTATAGGGTTATGTACTATAGACAGCCTGCCTAGCTGAGAAAATGTTCAGGTACCTCCAGTTGCCATGGGTGCAACCAAACCttataaaacatgcaaaatatacATGGGTgttaaaatacagttacattttatatttagattttattctattttcttaAAAGCAGAaatatacacatatgtacataCATGCTTACAATGGGCTCTTCCGTATGTGTTCTTGTAGGGTCTTCTGGATAAGTACCTTGTACCGAATGCAACCCCACCAGAAAGCAAGGTCTTCTACTTAAAAATGAAAGGGGATTATTACCGATACCTTTCAGAAGTAGCTTCTGGAGACAGTAAGCAAGGTCTGTATAACCAATGAGAAGAATATCTGCAATTTCATTAatgctgtttatttttatttgtcttttaatTTAGGCCATTTTGtcattaaagtaacagtaacaccaaaaaatgaaagagctttaaagtatataatgcactgttgccctgcactggtaaacttgttacttttatacactttcattttttggtgttactgttcctttaatactattgactggttgctaaggtaagtgggAACCTTGCAACCAGTTAACTGCTGAAATAAAAAATTGCGAAGTTTCAGAACAAAAAACTTAATTCATAAGCTACAATTAATTACAACTAATTTTAATCACTGTGTCGCTccatcactgtctacatcatgctaaaattaAGTAAACTATGAGCCTTGGGTCATTTCGTTTTTCAACTGGTATGTTTTAGCTAGCCCAAGAATactagtgggtttttttttatcaccaGTTCCTATTGATTTAAATGGAATAAAGGCAGAAGTGCTGGCATGAATGCTGCTCAGTTCAAAACAAGCTAAGATCTTTGCTTCCATGCATATCCCGTTCGAGTCATTGCAAACCAAATAAATCACTGGTGCTTTTAAACGGCAGCATGTACttggtgaaaagtgcaaaatgtgTCTTTCTTGGCTTGAAAAAGAGAAATTTAGGTGAGTTTAGCTCAGGCAAGAAGCAGATAACTAAACTATATAAACATAAAAGTGATGAATAATGATAAATTGAAATTGGGCAGCAGTTTGTGGCCATCTTGAAATAAAAATCAATCATCAAAATCAAATAGGGATGATTTTGTGGGTATTGAAGTCTTTGGCCTCTATTGCCTTGATAATACAACAAAGTTTAAACCTCAGGATATTGGGTAATTATTTGTCTGCAATtagaaatatgattttgtcgtgtCAGAATTGCTTTAGGGATCAAATTGctacaatatattaaaatgtacAGTATTAATGAGCTGAccattttatatttgtttcccATTAGAAACTGTAACCTGCTCTCAACAAGCCTACCAGGAAGCATTTGAAATTAGTAAAAGTGAGATGCAACCAACACATCCTATTCGACTCGGACTGGCTCTAAACTTCTCTGTCTTCTACTATGAAATTCTGAACTCTCCTGAGAAAGCATGCAGTCTAGCAAAAtcggtaagtttttttttttttttaaattctgtatttttgtatgttgTCTATTTTGTGTGGGACTTTGAGTGCGATTGCAGTCTAATTGATTTAAGTTGGCCGTAGAATCGGCAGTAAAGAAAGTGTCTTTGCCATCTGTGTACAAGTTGAAAGATGGGTTTGTTTCATTGCAGGCATTTGATGAGGCAATAGCTGAACTGGACACGCTGAATGAGGAGTCCTACAAAGACAGCACTCTTATCATGCAGCTACTAAGGGACAATCTTACAGTAAGTTTTCTTTTTAACTAATGTCATCTTCACCTtcatctttttaaaaaagcaagtaTACTGCATCAGACTGCCCTGTGTCTGAAAGCAGTGTCTTGAACTGCATCACTGCTTCAGAGGGCAACTACATACCATGTAATACTTTCCTCATTGACTATATACACGCTAATGTGATCATTCTGTGCTGCTGTATAGACCAAATGTAAATATCTGGTTAAGTGCAAACTTAGTTGACCAGTTCAGATTAATTGAGTTAGTTGGCAAAATAAGATATGTACAAGAATCCTTTCTTGATAAGACTGTAGTTCCTTCACAGGTTATAGCAAACCAAAATCCTAAGGCCTTTCCTTTCAGTTGTCTGGGGTATTTTGGGAAATTTGGTCATGTACTAAAATGTCTAAATATCACTGCATTGGGGCAATTGGCTGTAGGTCCTCTTTCATCAGTCCCATTCACTCACTGGAAAATGACACTGGTAGATTTCATAAGTTTGGACAGACAGACTGGAAACCAATAGGAAGACAGGATGACCTGTCAAAACTCTTCTGGTGGACAAACCATGCAGCCACCAACAGCAGGTTAACCATGTTAGGCCAACTGAGCCACTTGTGATATGCACAGAAGGTATGGCACCTCACTTCAGCCAAGTCAGCAGCCTATTGGCCTGTATGTATATTATTTGTCTATTGCTGTAGATCAGAGATaatcaactatttttttttttttttttttaatactaagctactgagccacactcagatataaaaagtgttggttggccacacaaacatgaaaatgttctttggggatgctatATAAGGGCTATGGCTATTTGGGAGCTTCATGTGGGCTGCTGGcttgcaggaggttctgcttggagtattTTTGTCTCTGAGCTTcgaaaacttgcctccaagccagagatgtaaaaatggcacctactttgaggccactgggagcaacatcaaagggggtggtgagcaacgtgttgctcccgagccaccggttggggatcactgctgtagttTGTCTTTAGCTAGTACATTCCTACTCTTTGTGTGTCCTACACTCTAACGCTGGTTTTTacttctgaccagcaggaggcaggctGCCAGAAAAGATAATACAGGAACCACACACTGTACATACAGAGCTCACttgcagtatttttatttttgttctcagACTTTTCATATGATTTGCTCTTACACTCATGCTTTTCCTGTTTCTTTGCAGCTATGGACCTCAGAAAACCAAGGCGAAGAGGCTGATAATGCAGAGGCGGACAACTAACAACGGCCacccatattttttcctttttttctgttcagTCACTCTGTTTTGTATACACATATATCCCTTTTTGTGCAACAAGTTAAAAGAATAGTACATCGACTTAAACAACCTCAGTAGCAGAACAATATGTGGATTAGGAAACAAGACTGGCGTCTTTACTCAGTGTAGGAGTAATACATTCTCAGTCTAAAAATATGGCattctatttctttttatataaatataaatgatttaaatatgtaattgtgtccctttttttttttctcccctccctccccccccccttttttttttaactgaacacTGTGATTTACGGTTACGGAGTTTTGTTATAATTTCCAATTGGCAATCACTATAACCACATTAGAACCTTTCATTGCCTCGGCAGTAACAACAAAGTCGACGTACAATTCTGTTTTAACTGTTTGACAGAGCGTTTGTGACCATACTGTGACCCTCGGGATGGAATGGGTTCGTACCATAGTGTATTGCAGTTGTTTCAGTGATAGATATGTTTTGATCGACATGGTACATATTGAACCTAGTTTGTAAGCCTGAATATAATCAAGtcgttttgggtttttttattttatatatatataaatatattatatatatatatttagtcacAATTTTTGAAAATCGATGTAATGCTCACTTAGCCACTGTAACTCAGaaaaaaaaaggtggaaaaaaaaaaagaaaaaattttttATTACGCACATCAGGGGCTCAAACAGATTACATACAATATACAGTGTACAATATTATATTGGTAATTATCATTGCTGGTATGTATACAGATGACATTACTGGTTTCTTTGCAAAATATATAAAGATTTGTATGGTCTTCCCATAATATCATTTGTCGTGTAATATCTTAGAAATTAGCCTCCTCTTTATTTTCTACTTtatcttccttttcttttcttttctttttttttttttttttgggcacAGTATTTTAACAGTTTACATTTTTAAGTGATCACACATTGTTCTGCTTGCCTTTACTTACCCTTATTTTTTAACTTAACCATTGCATCACCTAGTTCAGCTGTCCCTTGCCGCACCCAAGATCCTTCCaaattttaaaatacttttttttttttaatttttagttaaGGATTAATATTGGTGATATCAGTAAATCGGTTTACCTTTCCCCTTTCCTCCGGTGACTTTAAGGACATGTATTCCAGTGAAGTACTGTATTTGATTTGTAATCACTGTCCCAGTATCACAGTATCATTCCTCTCAATACATTCCACTTGGCTGTAAAATTTTTCTAGGTGTCTGTCCATCTGTCCGCTTGGAAGCAAAAATTTTCATGCACTGATTTTCAATTCTCTTTAGccgaacaaaaaaaataaaataaacaaaaaaaaactccccccaaaaaatgtgcatttaataCTAGCGCTTGATAAATGCAGTAGTGAATGTGGAACTGAGCCTGTCTGTATATCTGGTAGCTCTTTTCGCTTTGTTTTTACTGACCAGTATTCTGCCTAAAGTTTGCTTCTGTGTTGGTTTTATTACCTAGCACACACGTGGTTGTGAAATTTAGTCTAGcaacaaagaaacaaaataaatttttaaaaacgcaaaaaaaaaaaaaccccctgGTTATTGATGTACTCCAATTTGTGTAATGTATTTTGAACAGCTCTAGTTTCACTCTACACGGAATAATCAGGAACATGTAAGAATTCAAGAGcgaaataaataaacaatgttaTCATTTGGTCTGGCTTTTTATTCGCCCAAACCACTTTCTCACAAATACTTATGTTTCCAGTGCCGGTTTCGGTCAGTGCTTGGGTCTCTGGCATGGAAGCAATTGTTTAGATGGGGCCGCCATGTTTGCCCTA includes:
- the ywhab gene encoding 14-3-3 protein beta/alpha is translated as MDKSELVQKAKLSEQAERYDDMAASMKAVTELGAELSNEERNLLSVAYKNVVGARRSSWRVISSIEQKTEGNDKRQQMAREYREKVETELQDICKDVLGLLDKYLVPNATPPESKVFYLKMKGDYYRYLSEVASGDSKQETVTCSQQAYQEAFEISKSEMQPTHPIRLGLALNFSVFYYEILNSPEKACSLAKSAFDEAIAELDTLNEESYKDSTLIMQLLRDNLTLWTSENQGEEADNAEADN